In Zingiber officinale cultivar Zhangliang chromosome 8B, Zo_v1.1, whole genome shotgun sequence, a single genomic region encodes these proteins:
- the LOC122015956 gene encoding protoporphyrinogen oxidase, chloroplastic-like, translating to MAAAVSIVSFSAGPPTAVDGLRVKDAPRRVRCNVASNPAVRDAGGEAAAGRVSADCVVVGGGISGLCTAQALSTKHAEAALDVLVTEAKDRVGGNITTVERDGYLWEEGPNSFQPSDPVLSMAVDSGLKEELVFGDPNAPRFVLWDGKLRPVPSKLTDMPVFDLMSIGGKLRAGFGAIGIRPSPPGHEESVEEFVRRNLGDEVFERLIEPFCSGVYAGDPAKLSMKAAFGKVWKLEQNGGSIIGGTIKAIQERNKIPKQPRDPNLPKPKGQTVASFRKGLASLPNAIYSRLGNKVKLSWKLTSIRKLDNQGYILMYETPEGLKSVETKSVILTIPSYVASDLLRPLSNDAAEALSKFYYPPVAAVSVSYPKEAIRKECLIDGELRGFGQLHPRSQGVETLGTIYSSSLFPNRAPPGRVLLLNYIGGATNTGIVSKAESELVEAVDRDLRKILISPNAPDPVAVGVRVWPKAIPQFLVGHLDGLEAAKTALSQGGFDGLFLGGNYVAGVALGRCIEGAYESASQVAGFLSKYAYN from the exons ATGGCCGCCGCCGTTTCCATCGTGTCCTTCTCCGCCGGGCCGCCTACCGCCGTCGATGGCCTCCGGGTGAAGGACGCCCCCCGGCGAGTTCGATGCAACGTGGCGAGCAACCCCGCCGTCCGGGACGCGGGTGGCGAGGCTGCGGCGGGGCGAGTCTCGGCGGACTGTGTCGTGGTCGGTGGAGGAATCAGCGGACTCTGCACGGCGCAGGCACTCTCAACGAAGCATGCCGAGGCAGCGCTGGATGTCCTGGTGACGGAGGCGAAGGACCGGGTTGGCGGCAACATCACCACAGTTGAGAGGGATGGCTACCTTTGGGAGGAGGGTCCTAACAGCTTCCAGCCTTCCGATCCCGTACTCTCCATGGCG GTAGATAGTGGTTTGAAGGAAGAGCTTGTATTTGGAGATCCGAATGCTCCACGATTTGTTTTGTGGGATGGGAAATTGAGGCCAGTGCCATCCAAACTAACTGACATGCCTGTATTTGACTTGATGAGCATTGGTGGTAAGCTGAGAGCTGGATTTGGTGCTATTGGAATTCGTCCTTCCCCACCA GGACATGAGGAGTCAGTTGAAGAATTTGTGCGCCGAAATCTTGGAGATGAGGTGTTTGAGCGTCTGATAGAGCCATTCTGCTCag GTGTATATGCTGGCGATCCAGCAAAGCTTAGCATGAAGGCAGCATTTGGAAAGGTTTGGAAATTGGAACAGAATGGTGGAAGCATAATCGGTGGTACTATAAAAGCAATTCAAGAGAGGAACAAAATCCCCAAGCAACCTAGAGATCC GAATTTGCCCAAGCCCAAGGGACAAACTGTTGCATCTTTTAGAAAAGGACTTGCGTCACTTCCTAATGCAATTTATTCAAG GTTGGGTAACAAGGTCAAGTTATCATGGAAGCTCACGAGCATTAGAAAGCTGGATAATCAAGGGTATATCTTGATGTATGAAACACCAGAAGGATTAAAATCGGTGGAGACTAAAAGTGTTATCCTAACCATTCCATCATATGTTGCTAGCGACCTCCTTCGTCCTCTTTCA AATGATGCAGCTGAGGCTCTCTCGAAGTTCTATTATCCACCAGTTGCAGCAGTTTCTGTTTCATATCCTAAGGAAGCAATTAGAAAGGAATGTCTGATAGATGGTGAGCTTAGGGGTTTTGGTCAGTTGCATCCTCGTAGCCAAGGTGTCGAGACATTAG GAACCATATATAGCTCTTCACTTTTTCCTAATCGCGCTCCACCTGGAAGAGTGTTGCTTCTCAACTACATAGGAGGTGCTACAAATACTGGAATTGTATCGAAG GCGGAGAGCGAGCTGGTTGAAGCAGTTGACCGTGACCTCAGGAAAATCTTGATAAGCCCGAATGCCCCAGACCCAGTAGCAGTGGGCGTAAGAGTATGGCCGAAGGCCATACCGCAGTTCTTGGTCGGCCATCTGGACGGTCTTGAAGCTGCCAAGACAGCCCTCAGTCAGGGCGGATTTGATGGTTTGTTTCTCGGAGGCAACTATGTAGCAGGCGTTGCCTTGGGTCGATGCATCGAGGGAGCATACGAGAGTGCCTCCCAGGTAGCAGGTTTCTTGTCCAAGTATGCCTACAACTGA
- the LOC122017818 gene encoding hydrophobic protein LTI6B-like, translating to MADEGTANCIDIILAIILPPLGVFLKFGCQVEFWICLLLTLFGYIPGIIYAVYAITK from the exons ATGGCGGACGAGGGCACGGCAAATTGCATCGATATTATTCTCGCCATCATCCTCCCTCCTCTCGGTGTCTTCCTCAAGTTCGGATGCCAG GTGGAGTTCTGGATCTGCCTTCTGTTGACGCTGTTCGGGTACATCCCGGGAATCATCTACGCCGTGTACGCCATCACCAAATAA